A genomic region of Papaver somniferum cultivar HN1 chromosome 7, ASM357369v1, whole genome shotgun sequence contains the following coding sequences:
- the LOC113298483 gene encoding uncharacterized protein LOC113298483: MDKSAEIEQLKLKISVAEGEIRELHQNDKALQKENRLLKDELLYMKSNASPSAGSKGAYSTSWNAHRSLEQPTTLPHVDDDSDDAMGMDETVERHENTARKKAKTRKRKRLLYNVWIPDEFELLEIRVPQMKTGKIPWGKILSMGGFLKDRNPRQLKSKWERETERKRQRTEQSNPC, encoded by the exons ATGGATAAGTCTGCTGAAATTGAGCAGTTAAAACTCAAGATATCTGTCGCCGAGGGTGAAATCCGTGAACTGCATCAAAAT GATAAGGCCTTGCAAAAAGAGAATCGCCTGCTAAAG GATGAACTTCTTTATATGAAATCAAATGCTTCTCCATCAGCAGGCTCCAAAGGAGCATATTCAACAAGTTGGAATGCACATAGAAGCCTCGAGCAACCTACCACACTACCTCATGTCGATGATGACAGTGATGATGCGATGGGAATGGACGAAACAGTCGAGAGGCATGAAAATACGGCTAGAAAG AAAGCTAAGACTCGTAAGCGTAAGAGGCTATTATACAATGTGTGGATACCAGATGAGTTCGAATTATTAGAG ATACGCGTCCCACAGATGAAAACGGGTAAGATACCATGGGGAAAAATACTTTCAATGGGAGGTTTCCTCAAAGACCGAAATCCTAGGCAATTAAAAAGCAAATGGGAGAGAGAGACTGAAAGGAAGCGACAGCGTACAGAGCAAAGCAATCCTTGCTGA